Proteins found in one Labrenzia sp. VG12 genomic segment:
- a CDS encoding CmcJ/NvfI family oxidoreductase, producing MQIAANVNYHVHSPDPQAYLIDAGGVTGKLVPPVQDRQTVSVRDLRGQEDRVRFDRDSLAFVKRPSVEATYGDDNAWQKAYDRQLAELLTQEIGARDVVIFDHTVRIDDPASDRKPARNVHSDYSEAGAQQRLKDLLGDAGAADWREGHFGFVNVWRPIRHPIASAPLGFVLPGSVEEADWVTLDLVYPDRIGQIMGLVHQGAHDWVYLSAMTPDEVAIFNIYDNRGLASIAHSALDLDADGHASVPRMSLESRTLVRYAR from the coding sequence ATGCAGATTGCAGCCAACGTCAACTATCATGTCCACAGCCCGGACCCTCAAGCCTATCTGATTGATGCGGGCGGTGTGACGGGCAAGCTGGTGCCGCCGGTGCAGGACCGTCAGACAGTGTCCGTGCGCGATCTGCGCGGACAGGAAGATCGCGTCCGGTTCGACCGGGACAGCCTGGCCTTTGTGAAACGCCCGAGCGTTGAAGCGACCTATGGCGACGACAACGCCTGGCAAAAGGCCTATGACCGGCAGCTTGCGGAGCTTCTGACACAGGAGATCGGCGCGCGGGACGTGGTCATCTTCGATCACACGGTGCGCATTGACGATCCGGCGTCCGACCGCAAACCGGCGCGCAATGTTCACAGTGACTACAGCGAAGCGGGGGCGCAGCAACGCCTGAAGGATCTGCTTGGCGATGCCGGCGCTGCGGACTGGCGCGAAGGGCATTTCGGCTTCGTCAATGTCTGGCGTCCTATCCGGCACCCGATCGCCAGTGCGCCACTGGGTTTCGTCCTGCCGGGCTCTGTCGAAGAGGCCGACTGGGTTACGCTCGATCTGGTCTATCCCGACCGCATCGGCCAGATCATGGGGCTGGTTCACCAGGGCGCGCATGACTGGGTCTACCTGTCTGCGATGACACCGGACGAAGTCGCGATCTTCAATATCTACGACAATCGGGGCCTTGCCTCGATCGCCCACAGCGCTCTTGATCTGGACGCTGACGGGCACGCAAGCGTTCCCAGAATGAGCCTGGAGAGCCGGACGCTGGTGCGCTACGCGCGCTAG
- a CDS encoding GNAT family N-acetyltransferase, translating to MSLEIKRLTGEDLKAALDALAGLRISVFRAWPYLYEGTLEYEAKYLQRYAETEGAVIVGAYDGDRLVGAATGEPLGEELEDFRAPLEARGFDLGRIFYMAESVLDPAYRGQGIGHRFFEEREAHARALGFDEAVFCAVIRADDHPLRPADYAPLDPFWRKRGYEKLQNVIVTFPWLDVGDSRETEKPMQVWYRKL from the coding sequence ATGTCCCTTGAAATCAAACGCCTGACTGGCGAGGACCTGAAAGCAGCGCTTGATGCGCTGGCCGGGCTCAGGATCTCCGTGTTTCGTGCCTGGCCCTACCTGTATGAGGGCACACTCGAATACGAGGCGAAGTATCTGCAGCGCTATGCCGAGACGGAGGGGGCGGTGATCGTCGGCGCCTATGACGGCGACAGGCTGGTCGGTGCGGCAACCGGCGAACCGCTGGGCGAGGAGCTGGAAGACTTTCGCGCACCGCTCGAAGCCCGCGGGTTTGACCTCGGCCGGATCTTCTACATGGCCGAATCCGTGCTTGATCCGGCCTATCGCGGACAGGGCATCGGCCATCGCTTCTTTGAGGAGCGTGAGGCCCACGCGCGCGCGCTCGGCTTTGACGAAGCCGTCTTCTGTGCAGTGATCCGGGCGGACGATCACCCCTTGAGACCGGCTGATTATGCGCCGCTGGATCCGTTCTGGAGGAAACGCGGTTATGAAAAACTTCAGAACGTCATCGTAACCTTCCCCTGGCTGGATGTCGGCGACAGCCGGGAAACAGAAAAGCCGATGCAGGTCTGGTACAGGAAATTATGA
- a CDS encoding dimethylsulfonioproprionate lyase family protein: MQDPEISQADTVAQKRLSDYPDWGYLLREIYEAYRFLSSGGSDKIRAHQRAVREAISRVSRSKAEIRFDAPAQKPVTAHLKRALDEGRLERTAPLIRAVESIQDHLIWQYGYEKVPRGLDRTYAYAEICGPNGPILTTEVILGLVLFAPGCTYPAHAHSGISESYLCLSGAVSENHQGVYAPGSMIFNPPEHTHRITVSKTEPALLAYAWIGPQDRLANQKMVFSRKRG, from the coding sequence ATGCAAGATCCTGAAATCTCCCAGGCGGACACAGTGGCCCAAAAGCGCCTGTCCGACTATCCGGACTGGGGCTATCTGCTGCGCGAGATTTACGAGGCCTACCGGTTTCTGTCCTCCGGCGGCAGCGACAAGATCCGCGCTCATCAGCGCGCCGTGCGCGAGGCCATCAGCCGGGTCAGCAGGTCCAAGGCCGAAATCCGGTTCGACGCTCCGGCGCAAAAGCCGGTCACGGCCCATCTGAAACGGGCGCTCGACGAAGGCCGGCTGGAAAGAACCGCGCCGCTGATCCGGGCCGTGGAAAGCATACAGGACCACCTGATCTGGCAATATGGCTATGAGAAGGTTCCGCGCGGCCTCGACAGGACCTACGCCTATGCGGAGATCTGCGGTCCCAACGGCCCGATCCTGACAACCGAGGTCATCCTGGGACTGGTACTGTTCGCCCCCGGCTGCACCTATCCGGCCCATGCCCATAGCGGCATTTCGGAAAGTTATCTGTGCCTGTCGGGGGCCGTCTCGGAGAACCACCAGGGGGTTTATGCGCCCGGCTCGATGATCTTCAACCCGCCCGAACACACCCACCGGATCACCGTCTCCAAGACCGAACCGGCGCTGCTTGCCTATGCCTGGATCGGCCCCCAGGACCGCCTTGCCAATCAGAAAATGGTCTTCAGCCGGAAACGGGGGTGA
- a CDS encoding ABC transporter substrate-binding protein translates to MLHLAFARVVTLCFLCCAGPGGSVAAASELRFLTVEEPPTNYLENGEVVGTSVDLVRELARLLDETIDIELLPPARAILVANTTANRVLFTAALTEARKAQGYHAIGPVITRKHVLYARKGRNLQLAKLGDLITQNLTVSGTDGDWRSAYLKERGVVVETTTEHLLNLKKLMVNRTDLWISSDIEAPPILAEAGVDRSEIEEVLVIRTAPSYILVSNGTAPEVLRRWRAAFRAMSSDQDFLDQVTSKWSRKLGMDFGYDRGTGFFVKSGGDSASRS, encoded by the coding sequence ATGCTCCACCTGGCTTTTGCCCGGGTCGTTACGCTCTGTTTCCTGTGTTGCGCAGGGCCGGGTGGTTCGGTGGCCGCGGCGTCGGAGCTGCGTTTCCTGACGGTTGAAGAACCGCCGACAAATTACCTTGAAAACGGTGAAGTTGTGGGCACCAGCGTTGATCTGGTGCGGGAACTGGCTCGGTTGCTGGATGAGACCATCGACATCGAATTGTTGCCACCGGCCCGGGCAATTCTGGTCGCGAACACGACCGCGAACCGGGTCTTGTTCACGGCCGCTCTGACTGAAGCGCGCAAGGCACAGGGGTATCATGCCATCGGACCGGTGATCACCCGCAAGCATGTGCTCTATGCGCGCAAGGGCCGAAACCTTCAGTTGGCGAAGCTGGGCGACCTGATCACCCAGAACCTGACGGTTTCAGGAACGGACGGCGACTGGCGCAGCGCGTATCTGAAGGAGAGGGGTGTTGTTGTCGAAACGACAACGGAACATCTGCTCAATCTGAAAAAGCTCATGGTGAACCGGACAGATCTCTGGATCTCTTCCGATATCGAGGCGCCGCCCATCCTGGCGGAGGCCGGGGTGGATCGATCCGAAATCGAAGAGGTCCTCGTGATCAGGACCGCCCCGAGTTACATCCTTGTGTCAAATGGGACGGCACCGGAGGTCCTGAGACGTTGGCGCGCTGCCTTTCGGGCAATGAGTTCCGATCAAGATTTTCTGGACCAGGTGACGTCGAAATGGAGCCGCAAGCTCGGCATGGACTTCGGCTATGACAGGGGGACCGGCTTTTTCGTGAAATCGGGTGGTGATTCAGCGTCGCGAAGTTAG
- a CDS encoding ABC transporter substrate-binding protein yields the protein MMAGKHTLAAGLGACLLIAATAAEAVECPRDGTLLAGASDYRPYQKVEGKDVSGMDVEVLEAVLGKLGCSLKIDALPWARHLKGIQDGSVDIASPVSKTEERESYAHFTSPYVNARQLLFVAPGNETASADLTAFFAGGGKLGAIREYAYGGDYMTLKETHAGQVDETDSLESNLKKLAAGRVDATLGEEFVVGAEIKRLGLGDKVVASETVISSDPSYFMFSKASVPEEFVAAFSAELQKMKDNGEFDAIIAKYR from the coding sequence ATGATGGCTGGAAAACATACACTTGCGGCCGGGCTGGGCGCCTGTCTGCTGATTGCCGCGACGGCCGCCGAGGCAGTCGAGTGCCCGCGTGACGGAACGCTTCTTGCCGGTGCCAGCGACTATCGCCCCTATCAGAAGGTGGAGGGCAAGGATGTCTCCGGCATGGATGTGGAAGTGCTTGAAGCCGTGCTCGGCAAGCTGGGCTGCAGTCTGAAAATCGACGCTCTGCCCTGGGCGCGCCATCTGAAGGGCATTCAGGACGGGTCGGTGGATATTGCCTCACCGGTTTCCAAGACCGAGGAACGGGAAAGCTACGCCCATTTCACCAGCCCTTATGTCAATGCCCGGCAGTTGCTGTTCGTCGCGCCGGGAAACGAGACGGCCTCTGCCGACCTGACGGCCTTCTTTGCAGGGGGCGGGAAGCTCGGAGCCATCCGTGAATACGCTTACGGCGGTGACTACATGACCCTGAAGGAGACCCATGCGGGCCAGGTCGATGAAACCGACAGCCTGGAATCCAACCTGAAGAAGCTGGCTGCGGGCAGGGTGGACGCGACACTGGGCGAAGAGTTTGTTGTCGGCGCTGAAATCAAGAGGCTGGGCCTTGGGGACAAGGTAGTTGCCTCTGAAACCGTTATCTCTTCCGATCCCTCCTATTTCATGTTCTCCAAGGCCAGCGTGCCGGAAGAGTTCGTGGCTGCCTTCAGCGCCGAACTTCAGAAGATGAAGGACAATGGCGAATTCGACGCCATCATTGCAAAATATCGCTGA
- a CDS encoding substrate-binding domain-containing protein: MKIAKIIALGTVLLTPAAALADTLYDPTIQHQPQDGVVKLYGAGGPHTAFQKVADVWQKRSGTPVEIIAGPESRWSRDAQSDADIIWGTSEQSMTAFLQTYKTFSSDQVEPIYLRPAIIAVKKGNPKNIKGFDDLLQEDIKIVVTEGAGVYNTSGTGTWEDVAGRLGKLEDVATLRGNIVDFALGSGASFRAFKDLEADAWITWPNWPLTNPDELELVEIEPERRIWRDISVAVAPNASPEARDFVDFLISEEGQEIMATEGWVR, translated from the coding sequence ATGAAAATCGCGAAAATCATTGCGCTGGGCACTGTGTTGCTGACGCCAGCCGCAGCTCTTGCGGACACCCTCTACGACCCCACCATCCAACACCAGCCACAAGACGGTGTCGTGAAACTTTATGGTGCCGGCGGCCCGCACACCGCCTTTCAGAAGGTTGCAGATGTCTGGCAAAAACGCAGCGGGACCCCGGTGGAAATCATCGCAGGCCCGGAAAGCCGCTGGTCCAGGGACGCCCAGTCCGATGCCGACATCATCTGGGGCACCTCCGAACAGTCCATGACCGCCTTTCTTCAGACCTACAAGACCTTTTCCTCCGACCAGGTCGAGCCGATCTATCTGAGACCGGCCATCATTGCGGTCAAGAAGGGAAATCCAAAGAACATCAAAGGCTTCGACGACCTTCTACAGGAAGACATCAAGATCGTCGTGACCGAGGGCGCCGGTGTCTACAACACGTCGGGAACAGGCACATGGGAAGACGTTGCGGGAAGACTGGGCAAACTTGAAGATGTTGCGACCCTGCGCGGCAACATTGTTGACTTTGCCCTGGGTTCCGGTGCGAGTTTCCGAGCCTTCAAGGACCTGGAAGCCGACGCCTGGATCACCTGGCCCAACTGGCCACTGACCAACCCGGACGAGCTTGAGCTGGTCGAAATTGAACCCGAACGCAGAATCTGGCGGGACATCAGCGTCGCAGTCGCCCCCAATGCCAGCCCGGAGGCCCGGGACTTTGTGGATTTTCTGATCTCGGAAGAAGGACAGGAAATCATGGCCACGGAAGGCTGGGTCAGATGA
- a CDS encoding helix-turn-helix transcriptional regulator — MDPEVAAQGFAALGSEARLQVVLTLVKAGKTGLTVGDIQSRTGMAASTLAHHLKFLSSAGLVNQEKDGRSVINRAAFDHLENLAGYILKECCSDENGCADPLQERELIHE; from the coding sequence ATGGATCCGGAAGTGGCAGCCCAGGGCTTTGCGGCCCTTGGTTCTGAAGCGCGATTGCAGGTGGTGCTGACCTTGGTCAAGGCCGGCAAGACGGGATTGACGGTGGGGGACATCCAGTCCCGGACCGGCATGGCCGCGTCGACGCTGGCCCATCACCTGAAATTTCTCTCTTCCGCCGGACTGGTCAATCAGGAAAAGGACGGCCGTTCGGTGATCAACCGGGCAGCCTTCGATCACCTGGAAAACCTGGCCGGATACATCCTGAAAGAATGCTGTTCCGACGAGAACGGCTGCGCCGACCCGTTGCAGGAAAGAGAACTGATCCATGAGTGA
- a CDS encoding FAD-binding oxidoreductase, which yields MTVLIVGAGISGLSTAWALAKKGVEVTLLEQGPIPNPLSASGDQHRIIRRAYGGQGGYQRRIGDAYAAWDEMWSDLGQKHLAETGFLLMSQQEGDGGDEYREGLRTGGYPFEELSPEETAARYPFVDPATIRYGAASPEGGVLLCQKIAAGLRDWLRQAGADVRENTPVTAVDAGAGTVTLADGSELSAEHVIVTAGAWTLGLFPKLDVSLTTYRTAVVYLTPPEDLCAAWERAPAILDPGGPIDGYVLPPVAGTGLKFGAGIHKYKAAPDQDRVARKGEGETLRDYFSPPFARIGEYRVDDVVTCAYTFTADEHFFAVSEDRATVVSACSGHGYKFGAVVGQKLAEGVVSGDMETARLWLEARD from the coding sequence ATGACTGTATTGATTGTCGGCGCCGGCATTTCCGGCCTTTCCACCGCCTGGGCCCTTGCCAAGAAAGGCGTCGAGGTGACGCTTCTGGAGCAGGGGCCGATCCCCAATCCACTGTCGGCCTCCGGCGACCAGCACCGGATCATCCGCCGGGCCTATGGCGGCCAGGGCGGATATCAGCGCCGCATCGGTGATGCCTATGCCGCCTGGGACGAAATGTGGTCCGATCTCGGTCAGAAACACCTGGCTGAAACCGGTTTTCTGCTGATGTCGCAACAGGAAGGCGATGGCGGCGATGAGTATCGCGAGGGCTTGCGCACGGGCGGCTATCCGTTCGAGGAACTGTCGCCTGAAGAGACTGCAGCCCGCTATCCCTTTGTCGATCCGGCAACGATCCGCTACGGGGCCGCCAGTCCGGAAGGGGGCGTGCTTTTGTGCCAGAAGATTGCCGCCGGCCTGCGCGACTGGTTGCGTCAGGCAGGGGCGGATGTGCGGGAAAACACGCCGGTCACGGCTGTCGATGCAGGCGCCGGCACCGTCACGCTCGCCGACGGGTCGGAGCTTTCGGCAGAGCATGTCATCGTGACAGCCGGCGCCTGGACGCTGGGGCTCTTCCCGAAGCTGGATGTCAGCCTGACCACCTACCGCACGGCCGTTGTCTATCTGACCCCGCCGGAGGATCTGTGCGCGGCCTGGGAAAGGGCGCCGGCGATCCTCGATCCGGGCGGGCCGATCGACGGCTATGTGCTGCCGCCGGTTGCCGGCACCGGCCTGAAATTCGGCGCAGGCATTCACAAATACAAGGCAGCGCCGGATCAGGACCGGGTCGCCAGGAAGGGCGAGGGTGAAACCCTGCGGGATTATTTCTCGCCGCCCTTTGCCCGGATCGGTGAATACCGGGTCGATGATGTCGTGACCTGTGCCTATACCTTCACCGCCGACGAGCATTTTTTCGCCGTCAGTGAAGACAGGGCCACGGTCGTATCCGCCTGTTCCGGACACGGATACAAGTTCGGCGCCGTTGTAGGTCAGAAACTGGCAGAAGGGGTCGTTAGCGGCGACATGGAGACGGCCCGTCTGTGGCTGGAGGCCCGGGACTGA
- a CDS encoding SDR family NAD(P)-dependent oxidoreductase — protein sequence MSKTILITGATDGIGLETACKLSAAGHTLLLHGRNPDKLAAAKARVGAKPGAGEVETWLADFSDLADVARMGSEIASTHERLDVVINNAGILKSPVEMTPAGLDIRFVVNLLAPVLLTQKLLPLMGPGSRVVNLSSAAQAPVDPAALAGKKQLSAMDAYAQSKLALTMWTRHLAQDLAGKGPLIVAVNPGSLLASKMVKQGFGIAGNDLGIGADILVRAAVSEEFASANGLYFDNDSGRFADPHPGGLNDARTAELMEQVTQLLKAA from the coding sequence ATGAGCAAGACCATTTTGATCACCGGCGCAACCGACGGCATCGGTCTGGAAACCGCCTGCAAACTGAGCGCGGCCGGCCACACGCTGCTGCTGCACGGCCGCAATCCGGACAAGCTCGCGGCAGCCAAGGCGCGCGTCGGTGCAAAACCCGGCGCGGGCGAGGTGGAGACCTGGCTGGCGGACTTTTCCGATCTTGCCGACGTTGCCCGCATGGGCAGCGAGATTGCATCGACGCATGAGCGGCTGGATGTTGTGATCAACAATGCCGGTATCCTGAAAAGCCCGGTGGAGATGACACCGGCCGGCCTTGATATCCGTTTCGTCGTCAATCTGCTGGCGCCGGTCCTGTTGACGCAGAAACTGCTGCCGTTGATGGGACCGGGCAGCCGGGTGGTCAATCTTTCCTCCGCGGCGCAGGCCCCGGTCGATCCAGCTGCGCTCGCCGGCAAGAAACAGCTTTCCGCCATGGATGCCTATGCCCAGAGCAAGCTGGCGCTGACCATGTGGACGCGGCATCTGGCACAGGACCTTGCGGGAAAGGGACCGCTGATCGTTGCGGTCAATCCGGGCTCGCTTCTGGCCAGCAAGATGGTCAAGCAAGGCTTCGGCATTGCCGGCAACGATCTCGGCATCGGCGCGGACATCCTGGTGCGGGCGGCTGTCTCTGAGGAATTCGCCTCGGCGAACGGCCTTTATTTCGACAATGACAGCGGCCGTTTTGCCGATCCGCATCCGGGTGGGCTGAACGACGCGCGCACCGCTGAACTGATGGAACAGGTAACGCAGCTCCTCAAGGCCGCCTGA
- a CDS encoding DUF1330 domain-containing protein — protein MAFYSVLAVTPTSEGWIPDYIGPANRLVAQYGGKYLARTASHSQLEGEESGAALRIVIEWPSREAAEGFMKDANYAPHLAARTEGSNSFHFLTEGKDDLA, from the coding sequence ATGGCCTTTTATTCCGTTCTTGCCGTCACCCCGACTTCCGAAGGCTGGATCCCGGATTATATCGGCCCGGCCAACAGGCTGGTCGCCCAGTATGGCGGCAAATATCTGGCCAGAACCGCAAGCCACAGCCAGCTGGAAGGCGAAGAGAGCGGTGCTGCTTTGCGCATTGTCATTGAATGGCCATCCAGAGAAGCCGCGGAAGGGTTCATGAAAGACGCGAACTATGCCCCGCATCTTGCGGCCCGCACCGAGGGCTCTAACAGTTTTCACTTCCTGACCGAAGGCAAGGACGATCTGGCCTGA
- a CDS encoding LLM class oxidoreductase — protein MLDRVSETGFQPLNKGFGRVFRQGRLSVGLVAPLESYPYGPVPQLERHLERVKLADELGFAAVWLRDVPFNVPSFGDAGQTFDPFTYLGFLSAATTRIALGVASIVLPLRHPAHVAKAAASADVLSGGRLILGVASGDRPEEFPALNLPFEDRGARFRDSFDYIREMATDAGSIFNSYGSPGGGMDMLPKPVAGKLPMLITGGSQQAPDWAAAHGDGWMTYPRPFTLQEKVVSDWRSRVLAQGGFDKPVMQPLYVDLAPEPDAPPRPIHLGFRLGVEHLKSYLAALQEIGVNHVALNLRFNQPDVEDTLKKLADALLAEFPAHETRDR, from the coding sequence ATGCTTGATCGTGTTTCTGAGACCGGCTTTCAGCCCCTCAACAAGGGCTTTGGCCGGGTGTTCCGGCAGGGCCGTTTGAGTGTCGGGCTGGTGGCGCCACTGGAAAGCTATCCTTATGGTCCGGTGCCGCAGCTGGAGCGCCATCTGGAACGTGTGAAGCTCGCCGATGAGCTCGGCTTTGCTGCGGTCTGGCTGCGTGACGTTCCTTTCAACGTGCCGTCTTTCGGTGATGCCGGACAGACTTTCGATCCGTTCACCTATCTTGGGTTCCTGTCGGCGGCAACGACCCGCATCGCGCTGGGCGTTGCCAGCATCGTCCTGCCGCTTCGCCATCCTGCTCATGTCGCCAAGGCGGCGGCAAGCGCGGATGTGCTGTCGGGGGGGCGGCTTATCCTGGGCGTTGCTTCGGGCGACCGGCCGGAAGAATTTCCGGCGCTGAACCTGCCGTTCGAGGACCGGGGCGCGCGGTTCCGCGACAGCTTTGACTATATCCGCGAGATGGCAACGGATGCCGGGTCCATCTTCAATTCCTATGGCAGCCCGGGTGGTGGCATGGACATGCTGCCAAAGCCGGTCGCCGGCAAACTGCCGATGCTGATCACCGGCGGCAGCCAACAGGCACCGGACTGGGCTGCGGCCCATGGCGATGGCTGGATGACCTATCCGCGGCCCTTCACGCTGCAGGAGAAGGTGGTGTCCGACTGGCGGTCCCGCGTTCTGGCGCAAGGCGGGTTCGACAAGCCGGTGATGCAGCCGCTCTATGTCGATCTTGCCCCGGAGCCGGATGCGCCGCCAAGACCGATCCATCTGGGCTTCCGGCTCGGGGTCGAGCATCTCAAATCCTATCTGGCGGCGCTGCAGGAGATTGGCGTCAACCACGTTGCGCTCAATTTGCGCTTCAACCAGCCGGACGTGGAAGACACACTGAAAAAACTGGCCGACGCGCTTCTGGCGGAGTTCCCGGCCCATGAAACGAGGGACAGGTAA
- a CDS encoding transglutaminase-like domain-containing protein, with product MRTLVSVAVAPEADANRKLLIPIGLPTPHQLPAGFEIAGGSMTLTGESTTGQMAALVTPEPGVTVEVSYSYLDGGPGYPDGLFTPHRNRFTQAARDLVFDAINIADAQPDGHASIQALVNAAAEKFRYAHPEVRFNDGCEEIPYLACGLTEGSCVDINTYLIASLRAAGFEAGYVTGYFFPEEKNGCCSDMHCWVVTRHDGVVLEWDIAHHLKMGTRDVCCGLNPKPGDRVAVAHSMGLTFPDLGITCEKLMGEPAWITADGRLDRADVTISRKIISADEVAA from the coding sequence ATGCGCACCCTTGTTTCCGTTGCCGTTGCTCCCGAGGCGGACGCAAACCGCAAGCTGCTGATCCCGATCGGCCTGCCGACACCGCACCAGTTGCCGGCCGGGTTCGAGATTGCCGGTGGCAGCATGACCCTGACGGGCGAGAGTACCACCGGCCAGATGGCAGCCCTCGTGACACCGGAGCCCGGCGTTACGGTTGAGGTCAGCTACAGCTATCTGGACGGCGGGCCGGGCTATCCGGACGGGCTGTTCACGCCGCACCGGAACCGGTTCACGCAGGCCGCCCGGGATCTTGTGTTCGACGCAATCAACATCGCCGACGCGCAGCCCGACGGGCACGCAAGCATCCAGGCTCTGGTCAACGCGGCGGCGGAAAAATTCCGCTATGCGCATCCCGAGGTGCGGTTCAACGACGGCTGTGAGGAGATCCCCTATCTGGCCTGCGGCCTGACCGAAGGGTCCTGCGTCGACATCAACACCTACCTGATCGCGTCCTTGCGGGCGGCCGGGTTCGAGGCGGGCTATGTCACGGGCTATTTCTTTCCAGAAGAGAAAAACGGCTGCTGCAGCGACATGCATTGCTGGGTGGTGACACGGCACGACGGCGTGGTTCTGGAATGGGACATTGCCCATCACCTGAAAATGGGCACGCGGGATGTCTGCTGCGGGCTCAACCCCAAGCCGGGCGACCGCGTCGCTGTCGCCCATTCCATGGGTCTCACCTTCCCGGATCTTGGGATTACCTGCGAGAAACTGATGGGCGAGCCCGCCTGGATCACCGCCGACGGCCGCCTCGACAGGGCGGACGTCACCATCAGCCGCAAGATCATCAGCGCGGACGAGGTCGCGGCCTAA
- a CDS encoding permease has product MSDTVETIKLAEKSASSSCCASTPSTGAGAKPGWTFKSFPGRKYLLSTWTIVVAGPLLVLLLDQAQFIPFVSFAVQAFGGTLPYIAFAVALIAWLKAAGAEAYVGKAFEGRETQAIFLAALFGGLAPFCSCEVIPFIAGLLAVGAPLSAIMAFWLSSPLIDPPTLLITAGALGWPFAIGKAVFAVALGLFGGFLVSLLMRTGVFASPVKIGSSVGGCGCGASPKTGRPVWQFWRETERKERFGEELKTNALFLVKWLALAYVLEAALVTYVPADLIAGVVGGEGLGSIVISALVGMPAYLNSYVAPPLLAGLMDQGMSAGAAMAFMIAGAVSSIPAMAAVWSLVKPKVFATYLGLGFVGAVLSGLIFQMVI; this is encoded by the coding sequence ATGAGTGATACGGTGGAGACCATCAAGCTTGCGGAGAAATCCGCATCGAGCAGTTGCTGCGCATCGACGCCGTCGACCGGCGCGGGCGCCAAACCCGGATGGACCTTCAAGTCCTTCCCGGGCCGCAAATATCTTCTGTCGACCTGGACAATCGTTGTTGCGGGACCGCTCCTGGTCCTGTTGCTCGATCAGGCGCAGTTCATTCCCTTTGTCAGCTTTGCCGTTCAGGCCTTTGGCGGCACCTTGCCCTATATCGCCTTTGCCGTTGCGCTGATTGCGTGGCTGAAGGCGGCCGGAGCGGAAGCCTATGTCGGCAAGGCCTTCGAAGGGCGCGAGACCCAGGCGATCTTCCTGGCTGCGCTCTTCGGCGGCCTTGCGCCTTTCTGCTCCTGCGAGGTCATCCCCTTCATTGCCGGTCTTCTGGCGGTCGGGGCGCCGCTCTCAGCCATCATGGCCTTCTGGCTGTCTTCCCCGCTGATCGATCCGCCGACACTGCTGATCACGGCCGGTGCGCTGGGCTGGCCATTTGCCATCGGCAAGGCGGTGTTTGCCGTTGCCCTCGGCCTCTTCGGCGGGTTCCTGGTCTCGCTGCTGATGCGCACGGGTGTCTTTGCGAGCCCGGTCAAGATCGGCTCTTCCGTTGGTGGCTGCGGCTGTGGCGCGTCGCCGAAAACCGGCCGGCCCGTCTGGCAGTTCTGGCGTGAAACCGAGCGCAAGGAACGCTTCGGGGAAGAGCTCAAGACAAATGCGCTCTTTCTGGTGAAGTGGCTGGCCCTGGCCTATGTGCTGGAAGCGGCGCTGGTAACCTATGTGCCGGCGGATCTGATTGCCGGTGTCGTCGGCGGCGAAGGGCTCGGCTCCATCGTGATCTCCGCGCTGGTCGGCATGCCTGCGTATCTCAACTCCTATGTGGCGCCGCCGCTTCTGGCCGGCCTGATGGACCAGGGCATGAGCGCCGGTGCGGCCATGGCCTTCATGATTGCCGGTGCGGTCAGCTCCATTCCCGCCATGGCGGCGGTCTGGTCGCTGGTCAAGCCGAAGGTCTTTGCGACCTATCTGGGGCTTGGATTTGTCGGGGCCGTTCTGTCCGGCCTGATTTTCCAGATGGTGATCTGA